A region of uncultured Desulfobacter sp. DNA encodes the following proteins:
- a CDS encoding galactokinase: MNLAPILEKKQIHVCVPCRIDFGGTLDIATFYLPMAHLKPATLNLALDLRTHVYLYPWEQGRIKISSRGFDTIERGLDDKGWDSPMGLMFAVFQYFNAHGVHLHIESQSPVRSALGGSSCAAVAIIAAVYEALEKQIEPEHITWLAHHLENAVAGVLCGVQDQAAAAFGGVNLWEWTFGEKSPEFIRHPVFDSYEKQERLNRHLIVAYCGIPHESRDINSRWVNTFKSGKACDAFERISVLTRQFAEALGAFSFKEAARLMNQETAVRCEMTPDVLDNTGIKLWESAKAQGCGARFTGAGGGGCLWAIGEAPDIDKLKTQWQKILDPIDGAMILDTAIDPQGILVH; the protein is encoded by the coding sequence ATGAATCTTGCGCCCATACTTGAAAAAAAACAGATCCACGTTTGTGTACCCTGCCGCATTGATTTTGGCGGCACCCTGGATATTGCCACATTTTATCTGCCCATGGCACACCTGAAGCCGGCCACCCTGAACCTGGCCCTTGACCTGCGCACCCATGTCTATCTGTATCCCTGGGAACAGGGCCGCATCAAAATTTCCTCCAGGGGTTTTGACACCATTGAGCGCGGTCTTGATGACAAAGGGTGGGACAGTCCCATGGGACTGATGTTTGCTGTTTTCCAGTATTTTAATGCCCATGGGGTGCATCTGCACATTGAATCGCAATCTCCGGTTCGAAGCGCCCTTGGCGGGTCATCCTGTGCCGCCGTGGCCATTATTGCCGCGGTTTATGAGGCCTTGGAAAAACAGATCGAGCCCGAGCACATCACCTGGTTGGCCCATCATCTGGAAAATGCCGTGGCCGGTGTCCTGTGCGGTGTCCAGGACCAGGCGGCTGCGGCGTTTGGCGGAGTGAACCTGTGGGAATGGACCTTTGGGGAGAAAAGTCCGGAATTTATTCGCCACCCGGTGTTTGACTCATATGAAAAGCAGGAGAGACTTAACCGGCATCTTATTGTGGCCTATTGCGGGATTCCCCATGAATCAAGGGATATCAACTCCCGGTGGGTTAATACTTTTAAATCCGGCAAAGCCTGTGATGCCTTTGAGCGCATCTCTGTGCTGACACGGCAGTTCGCCGAAGCCCTGGGTGCTTTCTCCTTTAAAGAGGCTGCACGGTTGATGAACCAGGAAACGGCCGTGCGCTGCGAAATGACCCCGGATGTTCTGGACAATACGGGCATAAAGCTGTGGGAATCGGCAAAGGCACAGGGATGCGGGGCCAGATTCACGGGGGCAGGCGGGGGCGGCTGCCTGTGGGCCATTGGGGAGGCCCCAGACATTGACAAGCTGAAAACACAGTGGCAGAAAATTCTTGATCCCATTGACGGGGCAATGATACTGGATACGGCCATAGACCCCCAAGGCATTTTGGTTCATTAG
- a CDS encoding SurA N-terminal domain-containing protein produces MKKKRGIKVVIFVLAFFWAKNCLAQEVVDRIVAIVNDDIITLSTLDTAAAQYRENIEASQESSVRKKEVMAQMHTQVLNQLVESSLVIQEAKRMGIAVDDIDVNDAVENFKKEHSLDQENLERSLAAQGMTLEQYRGKIREQILQSMVFARAVRSKIVVTDEEIKAYYNSHEQEFKAKKKYYLKNIIVKDSRDLSTVREKLKNNGDFSQVAKDYSIGSNAASGGELGEFDISSFSAVIKEALKGVGKGQYTEPVDMGDSFQILYVTDIISQGQGTVREDVEKQIHDILFREQGEVQFKKWMENLKKSAHIKIML; encoded by the coding sequence ATGAAAAAAAAACGAGGCATAAAAGTAGTCATTTTTGTACTTGCGTTTTTCTGGGCAAAAAATTGTCTGGCCCAGGAGGTGGTTGACCGAATTGTCGCCATTGTCAATGATGATATTATCACACTGTCCACCCTTGATACGGCTGCCGCCCAGTACCGGGAAAATATCGAGGCCTCCCAGGAATCATCAGTCAGGAAAAAAGAGGTCATGGCGCAAATGCATACCCAGGTTCTCAACCAGCTGGTGGAGAGCAGTCTGGTGATTCAGGAAGCCAAGCGGATGGGCATTGCCGTGGATGACATTGATGTGAACGATGCCGTGGAAAATTTTAAAAAAGAGCACTCTCTGGACCAGGAAAATCTGGAACGTAGCCTGGCTGCCCAGGGAATGACTCTTGAGCAATACCGTGGCAAAATCCGGGAGCAGATTCTCCAGAGCATGGTCTTTGCAAGGGCGGTCCGCTCCAAGATCGTTGTCACGGACGAGGAGATAAAAGCCTATTACAACAGCCATGAGCAGGAATTCAAGGCCAAGAAGAAATATTATTTGAAAAATATAATCGTAAAGGATTCCAGGGACCTTTCCACGGTCCGGGAAAAGCTCAAAAACAATGGTGATTTTTCACAAGTCGCCAAAGATTATTCCATCGGCTCCAATGCCGCTTCCGGTGGTGAACTTGGTGAATTTGACATATCAAGCTTCAGTGCCGTGATCAAAGAGGCGCTCAAAGGGGTTGGCAAGGGCCAGTACACCGAGCCCGTTGATATGGGGGATTCTTTCCAGATCCTTTATGTGACCGATATCATTTCCCAGGGACAGGGCACTGTCCGGGAGGATGTGGAAAAACAGATCCATGATATTCTGTTCCGGGAACAGGGGGAGGTCCAGTTCAAAAAATGGATGGAAAATCTTAAAAAAAGCGCACACATTAAAATAATGCTATAA
- a CDS encoding ABC transporter ATP-binding protein, with amino-acid sequence MGESDCEVDCQPILDIQDLKKYFPVTSGVFLRRTGNVHAVDGISFSVFKGETLGIVGESGCGKTTLGRCIMGLYPLTAGRILLDGKPLAAMTRKMRKEFSTRVQMIFQDPFESLNSRQTVRQILEEKFRIHGVSQQKTAMQVDSLLDQVGLDSGALAKYPHEFSGGQRQRIGIARAISMTPQIVVCDEPVSALDVSVQSKILNLLLDLQSAMGLTFLFISHDLAVVRHMSDRIIVMYLGRIMEIADAQRLYNHPCHPYTKALLEAIPVPDPDLCSSRIPLKGEIPSAEHPPPGCRFSSRCPDARPLCFEKIPVLSAHFNDPGHLTACHYPLSG; translated from the coding sequence ATGGGCGAATCAGACTGTGAAGTAGATTGTCAACCGATTCTGGATATCCAGGATCTTAAGAAATATTTTCCGGTTACCTCGGGTGTTTTCCTGCGCCGGACCGGGAATGTCCATGCGGTGGATGGTATCAGCTTTTCGGTGTTCAAGGGGGAAACCCTTGGCATTGTGGGCGAATCCGGATGTGGTAAAACCACCCTGGGACGGTGTATCATGGGGTTGTACCCTTTGACTGCCGGTCGTATTCTGCTGGATGGAAAACCATTGGCTGCCATGACCCGGAAAATGCGTAAAGAGTTTTCAACCCGGGTGCAGATGATATTTCAAGATCCTTTCGAATCCTTAAATTCCCGGCAGACCGTGCGCCAGATCCTGGAAGAAAAATTTCGCATTCACGGGGTGTCCCAACAGAAAACAGCCATGCAGGTTGATTCCCTACTGGACCAGGTGGGCCTTGATTCCGGGGCACTGGCCAAATATCCCCATGAGTTTTCAGGCGGTCAGCGCCAGCGGATCGGTATTGCCCGGGCCATCAGCATGACCCCGCAGATTGTGGTATGTGATGAGCCTGTTTCCGCCCTGGATGTCTCGGTCCAGTCAAAAATTTTGAATTTATTGCTGGATCTTCAGTCTGCCATGGGCTTGACCTTTCTGTTTATTTCCCATGACCTGGCCGTGGTCCGCCACATGTCCGACCGCATAATTGTCATGTACCTGGGCCGGATCATGGAAATTGCTGATGCACAACGTTTGTATAACCATCCGTGCCATCCTTATACAAAGGCTTTGCTTGAGGCGATCCCGGTACCCGATCCGGACCTCTGTTCAAGCAGAATCCCGCTTAAAGGTGAAATTCCTTCGGCAGAACATCCGCCCCCGGGATGCCGCTTTTCCTCCCGCTGTCCTGATGCTCGTCCTCTGTGTTTTGAAAAGATCCCGGTGCTTTCTGCACATTTTAATGACCCTGGGCACCTGACGGCCTGTCATTATCCCCTGTCCGGTTAA
- the mgtE gene encoding magnesium transporter, whose protein sequence is MQKEQIQILETSITRLLRRGANRQLLNIIKKTHMADLSIVFENMTPLNREKLFNLLDNPEDIALLFSHLSENTFVEIVKIVDFDKLVTVFDHMPSDDAADLLGCLDEELSDKILSKMKKEESYNVEQIMSYDEDTAGSLMVKDFVALEEDVKAKEVIEALQNKYLDVEMPFYIYVIDTYGKLVGVSSLRQLVVESPDKPLKAFMATDIVSVKPYTDREVVARLVSRYDYLAIPVVDDDNRIIGIVTVDDVIDILHETATEDMLKMAGVGEHYVETQTIIKGTRIRMPWLLASCLGGIANSFIIGGFESTLAKFTGLVAFIPIIMGMGGNIGTQSATIMVRGIATGQVNIRDFTKMLTKELGVGFILGMLYGILIGSVAKFRFMAEPFSWALGLSVSISIVAAMSVAALVGTTVPVIFERLNIDPAVATGPFVTTFMDLSSVYCYFTISKILLGF, encoded by the coding sequence ATGCAAAAAGAGCAAATCCAGATACTTGAGACCAGCATTACCCGGTTGTTGCGCCGGGGAGCCAACAGGCAGCTGCTCAATATCATAAAAAAGACACACATGGCAGACCTGTCCATTGTTTTTGAGAATATGACTCCCCTGAACCGGGAAAAGCTGTTCAATCTGCTGGATAACCCCGAAGACATTGCCCTGCTGTTTTCACACCTGTCCGAAAACACCTTTGTGGAAATTGTTAAAATCGTAGATTTTGATAAGCTGGTTACGGTGTTTGATCACATGCCCTCGGATGATGCCGCCGATCTGCTCGGGTGTCTGGACGAGGAACTGTCCGACAAGATTCTGTCCAAAATGAAAAAGGAAGAATCCTACAATGTCGAGCAGATTATGAGCTATGATGAGGATACTGCCGGCAGCCTCATGGTCAAGGATTTCGTGGCCCTGGAAGAAGACGTCAAGGCCAAGGAGGTTATTGAAGCATTACAGAACAAGTATCTGGATGTTGAAATGCCTTTTTACATCTATGTCATCGATACTTACGGCAAGCTTGTGGGCGTCAGTTCCCTTCGTCAACTGGTGGTGGAATCTCCGGACAAGCCTCTCAAAGCTTTCATGGCCACGGACATTGTCTCCGTCAAACCTTACACTGACCGGGAAGTGGTTGCCCGCCTGGTGTCCCGTTATGACTATCTGGCCATTCCCGTTGTGGATGATGATAATCGTATCATCGGTATTGTCACGGTGGATGACGTCATCGATATTCTGCATGAGACCGCCACGGAAGATATGTTGAAGATGGCGGGCGTGGGTGAGCATTATGTGGAAACCCAGACCATCATCAAAGGGACCCGGATCCGGATGCCGTGGCTGCTGGCAAGCTGTCTTGGCGGCATTGCAAACTCTTTTATCATTGGCGGATTTGAATCCACCCTGGCAAAATTCACAGGGCTTGTTGCCTTTATCCCCATTATCATGGGTATGGGCGGCAATATCGGCACCCAGAGTGCCACCATTATGGTGAGGGGCATTGCCACAGGTCAGGTGAATATCCGGGATTTTACAAAAATGTTGACAAAGGAGCTGGGAGTCGGGTTTATTCTGGGGATGCTGTATGGCATCCTGATCGGTTCTGTGGCCAAGTTTCGGTTCATGGCGGAACCTTTTTCCTGGGCTTTGGGCTTAAGTGTCAGCATTTCCATTGTGGCAGCCATGAGTGTGGCAGCACTTGTGGGGACAACAGTGCCGGTTATTTTTGAAAGGCTCAATATTGATCCGGCCGTTGCCACAGGGCCGTTTGTTACGACGTTCATGGATCTTTCCAGTGTTTACTGTTATTTTACGATTTCAAAAATTTTGCTTGGATTCTGA
- the amt gene encoding ammonium transporter has translation MSSAIIDNFWVIVSAVLVFLMQPGFMCLESGLTRPKNSINVAIKNIADFVFSVMGFWVIGFGIMFGLSHQGLIGTTCFMPEFGDNFHLMSFFLFQTMFCGTATTIFSGAVAERMRFSSYLQVAILLSAVIYPVFGHWAWNGLDSGHTAGWLGAAGFVDFAGSTVVHSIGGWVALASLIVLGPRHGRFGKNGKPVDFHGNDLPLSVLGTLLLWIGWVGFNGGSTLAMDARVPGIIVKTVIAASSGAAFCLFIGYTVNKTSKITFLINGSLGGLVAITACCHCVTISESVIIGAVSGALCLIVEELLFHYHIDDAVSAVPVHLGCGIWGTLAVAFFGDPQILGTGLGFISQLMVQITGILAACFAGFIIPLFVIGNINRISPLRVSAQEEEVGLNISEHGAKTETFDFLRVMQVQEQTGDLSLRVPVDPFSDTGIIAGRYNKMMDALQQMGERFQQLFNGSPQAVVATDASGSIIQANKGFETLFGYPAETLYGAHNLDLIIPKDLRLEATTVRQAISAGKTIEKETKRRHKSGRLIPVSLLGFPIMVNNLIEGEFFIYQDITQRKTLEDQLYRKAFYDSLTGLPNRALFLDRLMQTLKRQERNKQTHSAVFLIDLDRFKWVNDNLGHQTGDALLKKASHRFLSCVRSMDTVARLGGDEFAVLLEEISDARQIIAIARRIRDETARPFILKENTASISASIGIIVDTSSYIRADDILRDVDIAMYRAKTTGKSKFRVFGKKLRQMAHDALQLENDLKTALEKNQFTLHYQPIVISKTGRLKGFEALIRWVHPTRGIIPPSDFIPVAEDNGQIIPIGQWVINTACRQLKLWQDQFPGFKHLTVSVNISVQQFSSNNLEKIVETALNETGLEAHCLVAELTESAVIDKPETVIGHLNRLKQSGIKIAIDDFGTGYFSLAYLKNFPLDFLKMDKSFVDDINRNHENLEIAKAIITLAQNLDLQVIAEGIESSDQLETLQGIGCDFIQGYYFSKPVDATQATTLIQKGIGYKKNEKESDKKV, from the coding sequence ATGAGCAGTGCAATCATCGACAACTTCTGGGTCATCGTGTCGGCCGTATTGGTGTTTTTAATGCAGCCGGGGTTCATGTGCCTTGAATCCGGACTGACCCGGCCTAAAAACAGCATAAATGTAGCCATTAAAAATATTGCCGATTTTGTCTTTTCGGTCATGGGGTTCTGGGTGATCGGATTCGGCATCATGTTCGGGCTTTCCCACCAAGGGCTTATCGGCACCACCTGTTTCATGCCCGAATTTGGCGATAATTTCCATCTGATGTCTTTTTTCCTTTTCCAGACCATGTTCTGCGGTACGGCGACCACCATTTTTTCAGGTGCCGTGGCCGAACGGATGAGATTTTCATCGTATCTACAGGTGGCGATACTTCTGTCCGCCGTCATTTATCCGGTGTTCGGTCACTGGGCCTGGAACGGTCTTGACAGCGGTCACACTGCCGGGTGGCTGGGGGCGGCAGGTTTTGTGGATTTTGCAGGTTCCACCGTTGTCCACAGCATTGGCGGCTGGGTTGCCCTTGCCAGCTTAATTGTTCTTGGCCCGCGACATGGACGTTTCGGAAAAAATGGAAAGCCCGTAGACTTTCATGGCAACGATCTGCCTTTATCTGTGCTGGGAACTCTTCTTTTGTGGATCGGCTGGGTGGGGTTTAATGGCGGTTCGACTTTGGCCATGGACGCCCGGGTACCGGGGATTATTGTAAAAACGGTTATCGCAGCCTCATCGGGTGCGGCCTTTTGCCTTTTCATCGGATACACGGTCAACAAAACGTCTAAAATCACATTTCTGATCAACGGCTCTTTAGGCGGCCTTGTTGCCATTACCGCCTGCTGCCATTGCGTCACCATCTCAGAATCCGTAATTATTGGCGCAGTATCCGGAGCACTGTGTCTGATCGTTGAAGAACTTCTTTTCCATTACCACATTGATGATGCGGTTTCCGCTGTACCGGTCCACTTGGGATGCGGCATCTGGGGCACTCTTGCCGTGGCGTTTTTCGGGGATCCGCAAATCCTTGGCACAGGCCTGGGGTTTATATCCCAGCTGATGGTTCAAATCACAGGTATCCTGGCAGCCTGTTTTGCAGGCTTTATTATACCCTTGTTTGTCATTGGAAATATAAACCGGATATCGCCCCTGCGGGTATCTGCCCAAGAGGAGGAGGTGGGGTTAAACATTTCCGAACACGGAGCCAAAACCGAAACCTTTGATTTTCTGCGCGTCATGCAGGTACAGGAGCAGACCGGAGATCTGTCCCTGCGGGTACCTGTGGACCCGTTTTCAGATACGGGCATCATTGCAGGCCGATATAATAAAATGATGGATGCCTTGCAGCAGATGGGTGAACGGTTCCAGCAACTGTTTAACGGATCCCCCCAGGCCGTGGTGGCCACGGATGCCAGCGGCTCTATTATCCAGGCGAATAAAGGATTTGAAACCTTGTTCGGATATCCGGCCGAAACGCTTTATGGCGCACATAACCTGGATTTGATTATCCCAAAGGATTTGCGCCTTGAGGCGACCACCGTGCGCCAGGCCATTTCAGCTGGCAAAACCATTGAAAAGGAAACCAAACGCAGGCATAAATCCGGACGGCTCATCCCGGTTTCTCTTCTTGGCTTTCCCATCATGGTCAACAATCTTATTGAAGGCGAATTTTTTATTTACCAGGATATTACCCAACGAAAAACCCTGGAAGACCAGTTATATCGCAAGGCCTTTTACGACAGCTTGACAGGACTTCCCAACCGGGCTCTGTTTTTGGACCGCCTCATGCAGACCTTGAAACGACAGGAGCGAAACAAACAGACACATTCGGCCGTGTTCCTGATCGATCTGGACCGGTTCAAATGGGTGAATGACAATCTGGGCCACCAGACTGGAGACGCTCTGTTAAAAAAAGCATCTCATAGATTTTTATCCTGTGTCAGAAGTATGGACACTGTGGCCCGACTGGGTGGAGACGAATTTGCGGTACTGCTTGAGGAGATCAGTGACGCCAGACAGATTATTGCCATTGCCAGAAGAATCCGGGATGAGACGGCCCGGCCTTTTATACTGAAAGAAAACACGGCGTCGATTAGTGCAAGCATCGGCATAATAGTTGATACAAGTTCTTACATCCGGGCTGATGATATTTTAAGGGATGTGGACATTGCCATGTACCGGGCCAAGACAACCGGAAAATCAAAATTCAGAGTATTCGGCAAAAAGCTTCGACAAATGGCCCATGATGCACTGCAGCTTGAAAACGATCTGAAAACCGCTTTGGAAAAAAATCAATTTACCCTGCACTATCAACCCATTGTTATTTCAAAAACAGGCAGACTGAAAGGCTTTGAGGCTCTGATCCGCTGGGTTCACCCCACCCGGGGGATTATCCCCCCATCGGATTTTATCCCCGTTGCCGAAGATAACGGGCAGATCATCCCCATTGGCCAATGGGTGATTAACACCGCCTGCCGGCAGCTTAAACTATGGCAGGATCAATTCCCCGGGTTTAAACACCTGACCGTAAGCGTCAATATTTCTGTCCAGCAGTTCTCTTCCAACAATCTTGAAAAAATTGTGGAAACGGCATTGAATGAAACAGGACTTGAGGCCCACTGCCTTGTGGCAGAACTGACAGAAAGTGCTGTAATCGATAAGCCTGAGACGGTAATCGGCCACCTTAACCGGTTAAAACAAAGCGGAATTAAAATTGCCATAGATGATTTCGGAACAGGGTATTTTTCCCTGGCTTACCTGAAAAACTTTCCCTTGGATTTCTTAAAAATGGATAAATCCTTTGTGGATGATATTAACCGAAATCATGAAAATCTTGAAATTGCCAAAGCCATTATTACTTTGGCCCAGAATTTGGATTTACAAGTGATCGCCGAAGGCATTGAGTCCAGTGACCAGCTTGAAACGCTCCAGGGAATCGGTTGCGATTTTATCCAGGGGTATTATTTCTCAAAACCCGTGGATGCCACCCAGGCAACCACACTGATACAAAAAGGAATTGGATATAAAAAAAATGAAAAGGAATCAGACAAAAAAGTATGA
- a CDS encoding nucleoside phosphorylase codes for MSYPTWSDLNSSSIVPPLGCTKAKAVGPAALLVSMGPDMGLIRQGKGPWHSSALFNSSVMVKEDDPLGMSVTGPYIGAPYGVMLLESLIAKGAKAVIVLGWCGALTSDLSVGDLVVVEKALADEGTSRHYMDLRGDLQAVHAEARLTSKLVDELKIAGLEARARTTIWTTDAIYRETPEKVAWYRDKGAWAVEMECSALFAAAALRKIPIAALLVVSDSLARKDGVWDSGSDKKRFKAMRKQACGFAVELTGKLAHGF; via the coding sequence ATGAGCTATCCGACATGGTCGGACCTGAATAGCTCTTCAATTGTTCCGCCCTTAGGATGCACAAAGGCAAAGGCCGTGGGACCGGCTGCATTACTGGTGAGCATGGGGCCGGACATGGGGCTGATCCGCCAGGGGAAAGGTCCGTGGCACTCCAGCGCTCTTTTTAACAGCAGTGTGATGGTTAAAGAAGATGACCCTTTGGGGATGAGCGTGACAGGCCCCTATATCGGGGCGCCCTATGGGGTGATGCTGCTGGAATCCCTGATTGCAAAGGGGGCAAAGGCTGTTATTGTGCTGGGCTGGTGCGGCGCCCTTACATCTGATTTGTCCGTGGGGGATCTGGTGGTGGTGGAAAAGGCCCTGGCGGATGAGGGAACATCCCGGCACTATATGGACCTTCGGGGGGATTTGCAGGCTGTCCATGCCGAAGCCCGTCTTACCTCAAAACTTGTTGATGAACTGAAAATCGCCGGGCTTGAGGCCCGGGCCCGGACCACTATATGGACCACGGATGCCATTTACCGGGAAACACCTGAAAAGGTGGCCTGGTACAGGGACAAAGGGGCCTGGGCTGTGGAAATGGAGTGTTCGGCCCTGTTTGCGGCAGCGGCATTGAGAAAAATTCCCATTGCTGCGTTGCTTGTGGTGTCCGACAGCCTTGCCCGGAAGGACGGGGTATGGGATTCGGGATCTGATAAAAAAAGGTTTAAAGCCATGCGTAAACAGGCTTGTGGCTTTGCCGTGGAACTGACAGGAAAACTTGCCCATGGATTTTGA
- a CDS encoding cold-shock protein, with protein MANGIVKWFNDAKGYGFIEQEEGPDVFVHHTGINATGFKSLNEGDRVTFDVEDGQKGPAAVNVTVQ; from the coding sequence ATGGCAAATGGGATCGTAAAGTGGTTTAATGATGCAAAGGGGTACGGATTTATCGAACAGGAGGAGGGACCTGACGTATTCGTGCATCATACCGGTATCAATGCAACAGGCTTTAAATCTCTTAATGAGGGTGACCGGGTCACTTTCGATGTGGAGGACGGACAGAAAGGACCTGCAGCGGTCAATGTAACTGTCCAGTAA
- a CDS encoding SurA N-terminal domain-containing protein: MSSIVNIWHGIKEFNGRLRGFSSPFSIEALWPVAAGIAISIFLGSGCTDQKKVELKGVIIKAGTVEISRADFARELEVKWANYPYDIKDRADEYNAMVMDLVSDLSDEAVMLAAAAAKGIDVDAKELDLALADFKKDYPEDSFEQMLLERAISYPAWKKRLKKDLVIRKLILQDLVASQEIHPDDMIAFYDRVTGQGGGQGNNNNDDSNSEIMDENNLVFRLRMEKSQEIFGEWMQKLQDIYPVYIDKLVLSSFLMDAENQ; the protein is encoded by the coding sequence ATGAGCAGCATTGTAAATATCTGGCATGGCATAAAAGAGTTCAATGGACGTTTAAGGGGATTTTCAAGCCCCTTTTCCATTGAGGCTTTATGGCCTGTGGCCGCAGGTATTGCCATTTCAATTTTTCTTGGATCCGGGTGTACGGATCAAAAAAAAGTTGAACTAAAAGGCGTCATCATTAAGGCCGGCACCGTGGAAATCAGCCGGGCTGACTTTGCCAGGGAGCTGGAGGTCAAGTGGGCCAACTACCCCTATGATATAAAGGACAGGGCCGATGAATACAATGCCATGGTAATGGATCTTGTGTCGGATCTGTCCGATGAGGCTGTGATGCTGGCCGCAGCTGCAGCCAAGGGAATTGATGTCGATGCCAAGGAACTTGATTTGGCTCTTGCGGATTTTAAAAAAGACTACCCCGAAGACAGCTTCGAGCAAATGCTCCTTGAAAGGGCCATATCATACCCAGCCTGGAAAAAGAGATTAAAAAAGGATCTGGTCATCCGAAAATTAATTTTGCAGGATCTGGTGGCATCCCAGGAAATTCACCCCGATGACATGATCGCCTTTTATGACCGCGTTACAGGCCAGGGCGGGGGGCAGGGCAATAATAATAATGACGATAGCAATTCAGAAATAATGGATGAAAATAATCTGGTGTTCAGGCTGCGGATGGAAAAAAGCCAGGAAATTTTTGGCGAATGGATGCAGAAATTACAGGACATCTATCCTGTATACATTGACAAACTGGTGTTGAGTTCCTTTTTAATGGACGCTGAAAATCAATAA
- the recO gene encoding DNA repair protein RecO yields MTYSAMACDFNTEAILLRKIEYGDHDLIITFLTRDRGKISVMAKNAKKSVRRFSGAMDLFSVNHIQCSFPKKNRDAMINLCQTVLENGFSQIRYDVVNTAYASYWTEIVTQWLEEGKAQPEIFELLYTALEMVDKGLIPTEVISLLFQIRFMRLSGFSPGLDQCDDCSTGIEGIDSARVWFDFKAGRVVCPKCTGHESYAREPAVPFGGSARGCWVSKGTLKQLSWINTVEMARADRIRFSGVAIREGETLLESFIPFHIGRSFNSLKFLHKMRSEI; encoded by the coding sequence ATGACATATTCGGCCATGGCTTGTGATTTCAACACCGAGGCCATATTACTGAGGAAAATCGAATATGGAGACCACGACCTGATCATCACCTTTCTTACCCGGGACCGGGGTAAGATCAGCGTGATGGCAAAAAACGCCAAAAAGAGCGTGCGCAGGTTTTCCGGTGCCATGGACCTGTTTTCGGTCAATCATATCCAGTGTTCCTTTCCCAAAAAGAACAGGGACGCCATGATCAACCTGTGCCAGACGGTTCTTGAAAACGGGTTTTCCCAGATCAGGTATGATGTGGTGAATACGGCCTATGCTTCGTATTGGACGGAAATTGTCACCCAGTGGCTGGAGGAGGGCAAAGCCCAACCCGAGATTTTTGAACTGCTTTACACGGCCCTTGAAATGGTGGACAAGGGGCTTATCCCCACAGAGGTGATAAGCCTGCTGTTCCAGATCCGTTTCATGCGTCTGTCCGGGTTTTCTCCCGGGCTTGACCAGTGCGATGACTGCAGTACAGGCATTGAGGGTATAGATTCTGCCAGGGTGTGGTTTGATTTCAAGGCCGGGCGGGTTGTCTGCCCGAAATGTACCGGCCATGAAAGTTATGCCCGGGAACCGGCTGTACCTTTCGGCGGAAGTGCCCGGGGGTGCTGGGTGTCCAAGGGAACTTTGAAGCAACTGTCCTGGATCAATACCGTGGAAATGGCCCGAGCAGACCGTATCAGGTTCTCCGGCGTTGCCATCCGGGAGGGTGAAACCCTGCTGGAATCCTTTATCCCTTTTCATATTGGACGAAGTTTTAACAGCTTGAAATTTTTGCATAAGATGAGGTCTGAAATATGA